One genomic segment of Pseudomonas sp. RU47 includes these proteins:
- a CDS encoding AGE family epimerase/isomerase produces MPHASRSTALPELTALFDDVQQHFVNVIVPLWQGPGWNADMALPFEALDAAHQPLPPQRYRAMACARQLYLFSSLIGVVDNAEVRAAALFRSLQRHFHDAKHGGWFYSIDAQGKPLDQRKDLYTHAFILFACAHYWAKSGDPLVESTLNAALEIIGRRFATGDGLYEACLERDWITLQTGPLQNPLMHLAEAFLATLAVREDVQTQQALLELCTAMHKQFVDPQYGVLMEKPLGAVDNWYEPGHQFEWYFLLESSALLRGSKLHAALDRAFAFTEQYGVVQPSGAVRAMLDLEMDGRPRDSTQRIWAQAEYLRALTLRQGSEAVVLRQLQALQQRFLHAGGWHECRDELGEVSRKDMPSTTPYHLATCYHGLAEYLR; encoded by the coding sequence ATGCCCCACGCTTCCCGCTCCACCGCCCTGCCCGAATTGACCGCCCTGTTCGATGATGTGCAACAGCACTTCGTCAATGTGATCGTGCCCCTCTGGCAAGGCCCGGGCTGGAACGCCGACATGGCGCTGCCCTTTGAGGCGCTGGACGCCGCGCACCAACCGCTGCCACCGCAGCGCTACCGGGCGATGGCCTGCGCGCGGCAGCTGTATCTGTTTTCCAGTCTGATCGGGGTTGTGGATAACGCTGAAGTCCGCGCCGCGGCGCTGTTCCGCTCGCTGCAACGGCACTTCCATGATGCCAAACACGGCGGCTGGTTCTACAGCATCGACGCACAAGGCAAGCCGCTGGATCAGCGCAAAGACCTCTACACCCACGCCTTCATCCTGTTTGCCTGCGCGCATTACTGGGCAAAGTCCGGCGATCCGCTGGTCGAGTCGACGTTGAATGCGGCGCTGGAAATCATTGGCCGGCGCTTTGCCACCGGTGATGGCTTGTACGAAGCCTGCCTGGAGCGCGACTGGATCACCCTGCAGACCGGTCCGCTGCAAAATCCGTTGATGCATCTGGCCGAAGCGTTTCTCGCCACCCTGGCGGTTCGTGAAGATGTACAGACGCAGCAGGCATTGCTGGAGTTATGCACAGCCATGCACAAGCAGTTCGTCGATCCGCAATATGGCGTGTTGATGGAAAAACCGCTCGGGGCTGTGGATAACTGGTATGAGCCTGGGCATCAATTCGAATGGTATTTCCTGCTGGAATCGTCAGCGTTGCTGCGGGGTTCGAAACTGCACGCGGCGCTCGACCGGGCGTTTGCCTTCACCGAGCAATACGGTGTGGTGCAGCCATCCGGCGCGGTGCGGGCGATGCTCGATCTGGAAATGGACGGACGCCCGCGAGACTCGACTCAGCGGATCTGGGCTCAGGCGGAATATCTGCGCGCGCTGACCTTGCGTCAGGGCAGTGAAGCGGTGGTGCTGCGCCAGTTGCAGGCGTTGCAGCAGCGGTTTCTGCATGCCGGTGGCTGGCATGAGTGCCGGGATGAATTGGGAGAGGTGAGCCGTAAGGACATGCCTTCGACTACGCCTTATCACTTGGCGACTTGTTACCACGGTCTGGCTGAATATCTTCGCTGA
- a CDS encoding urease accessory protein UreF: MNPAWALLRLASPQLPIGGYSYSQGLEMAVDNGRVKKPDDARRWISDQLLLNLSRFEAPLLLAHCQAAADENWSELLILCESHRASRETRELHLESRQMGYSLQQLLNGLPELDTPARDFLDQCSEPHLALCWALAARAWGINPQDALAAWLWSWLENQLAVLMKTLPLGQQAAQRLTSELLPLLQQAQQDASRINPEHMGSAAFGLSLACMAHERQYSRLFRS, translated from the coding sequence GTGAATCCGGCCTGGGCGCTGCTGCGCCTGGCCAGTCCGCAACTGCCGATTGGCGGCTACAGCTATTCGCAAGGCCTGGAAATGGCTGTGGATAACGGCCGGGTGAAAAAACCGGACGACGCCCGCCGCTGGATCAGCGATCAGTTGCTGCTCAATCTTTCGCGTTTTGAAGCGCCGCTGTTGCTCGCGCATTGTCAGGCGGCGGCGGATGAAAACTGGAGCGAGTTGCTGATCCTCTGCGAAAGCCACCGCGCCAGCCGCGAGACTCGCGAGTTGCATCTGGAGAGCCGGCAGATGGGCTATTCGTTGCAGCAATTGCTCAATGGTTTGCCTGAACTCGACACGCCCGCCCGCGACTTTCTCGATCAATGTTCAGAACCGCACCTGGCTCTGTGCTGGGCGCTGGCCGCGCGCGCCTGGGGCATCAACCCACAGGACGCCCTCGCCGCGTGGCTGTGGAGCTGGCTGGAAAACCAGCTCGCCGTACTGATGAAAACCCTGCCGCTGGGTCAGCAAGCCGCGCAACGCCTGACCAGCGAACTGCTGCCGCTGCTGCAACAAGCGCAGCAGGATGCGAGCCGAATCAACCCCGAACACATGGGCAGCGCCGCGTTCGGCCTGTCCCTGGCGTGCATGGCCCACGAGCGCCAGTACAGCCGCCTCTTTCGCTCCTAG
- a CDS encoding ferritin-like domain-containing protein yields MSDDLHLSDVQTLRDRARQHVENGAVTEGYSADREEVLRLLNESLATELVCVLRYKRHYFMATGVNASVAAEEFLEHATQEAQHADRLAERIVQLGGEPEFNPDMLSKMSHAQYVAGETLKEMVYEDLVAERIAIDSYREIIQYIGEKDPTTRRIFEDILAQEEEHADDMADILKDL; encoded by the coding sequence ATGAGCGACGACCTGCATCTGTCAGATGTCCAAACACTGCGCGACCGTGCGCGCCAACACGTCGAAAACGGCGCCGTCACCGAGGGCTACAGCGCCGACCGTGAAGAGGTGCTGCGCTTGCTCAATGAATCGCTGGCCACTGAACTGGTCTGCGTGTTGCGCTACAAGCGCCACTACTTCATGGCCACCGGTGTGAATGCCAGCGTGGCCGCCGAAGAGTTTCTCGAACACGCCACTCAGGAAGCCCAGCACGCCGATCGCCTGGCCGAGCGCATTGTGCAATTGGGTGGCGAGCCGGAGTTCAACCCCGACATGCTGTCGAAAATGTCCCACGCGCAATACGTGGCCGGGGAAACCCTGAAAGAAATGGTTTACGAGGACCTGGTGGCCGAGCGCATCGCCATCGACAGCTACCGCGAAATCATCCAGTACATCGGCGAGAAAGACCCGACAACCCGACGGATCTTCGAAGATATTCTGGCGCAGGAAGAAGAGCATGCCGATGACATGGCTGACATCCTGAAAGACCTGTAA
- a CDS encoding AsmA family protein codes for MTRTGKIFSWTFAILVLLLAVLVLIIVFFDWNRIKPPLNAKVSEELHRPFAINGNLAVIWQREPDEGGWRAWVPWPHVVAEDLSLGNPDWSKKPQMVTLKRVELRISPLALLAQRVVIPRIDLTEPNAELQRLADGRANWTFKFDPKDPNAEPSNWVVDIGAIGFDKGHVTLDDQTLKTNLDVLIDPLGKPIPYSDIVGAKAAKTAQDKGGSPQDYAFALKVKGQYHGQNLTGQGKIGGLLALQDASKPFPLQAQAKIGDTRIELAGTLTDPLNLGALDLRLKLAGASLGNLYPLTGVTLPDTPPYATDGHLIAKLHDEAGAKFTYEQFNGKIGSSDIHGDLTYVASQPRPKLSGALLSNQLLFADLAPLIGADSNDKQKARGGDSKQPADKVLPVEEFKTDRWRAMDADVEFTGKRIVHSEKLPFNDLYTHLKLNDGELSLEPLRFGVAGGNLDAQIRLNGRTEPLEGRAKLTARRFKLKELFPTFEPMKTSFGELNGDADITGRGNSVAKLLGGANGKLKMLINDGAISRELMELAGLNVGNYVVGKIFGDKEVKINCAAADFDIKSGLATTQLFVFDTENAIIYIDGTANMATEQLDLTVTPESKGWRLISLRSPLYVRGKFIKPDAGVKAVPLMLRGAGMVALGVIAAPAAGLLALVAPSGGEPNQCAPLLEQMKAGKAPVTVKPTK; via the coding sequence ATGACGCGCACTGGAAAAATCTTCAGCTGGACCTTCGCCATCCTCGTGCTGCTACTGGCCGTGCTGGTATTGATCATCGTGTTCTTCGACTGGAACCGGATCAAACCGCCGCTCAACGCCAAAGTCTCGGAAGAACTGCACCGACCGTTTGCCATCAATGGCAACCTCGCGGTGATCTGGCAGCGCGAGCCGGACGAGGGTGGCTGGCGTGCGTGGGTGCCGTGGCCGCATGTGGTCGCTGAGGATTTGAGCCTGGGCAACCCGGACTGGTCGAAAAAACCGCAAATGGTCACGCTCAAGCGCGTTGAGCTGCGTATCTCGCCATTGGCGCTGTTGGCGCAACGGGTGGTGATTCCGCGCATCGACCTGACCGAACCGAATGCCGAGTTGCAGCGTCTGGCCGATGGCCGCGCCAACTGGACATTCAAGTTCGACCCGAAAGATCCGAATGCCGAGCCGTCGAATTGGGTGGTTGATATTGGCGCCATCGGGTTCGACAAGGGCCACGTCACTCTCGACGACCAGACGCTCAAAACCAATCTTGATGTGCTGATCGATCCGCTGGGCAAGCCGATTCCCTACAGCGACATCGTCGGTGCCAAAGCGGCGAAAACCGCGCAGGACAAGGGCGGCTCACCGCAGGATTATGCGTTTGCTCTGAAGGTCAAAGGCCAATACCACGGCCAGAACCTCACAGGCCAAGGCAAGATCGGCGGTCTGCTCGCCTTGCAGGACGCGAGCAAGCCATTCCCGCTGCAGGCTCAGGCGAAGATTGGCGACACCCGCATCGAACTGGCCGGCACGCTGACCGATCCACTGAACCTAGGCGCCCTTGATCTGCGCCTGAAACTGGCCGGTGCCAGCCTCGGCAATCTTTATCCGCTGACTGGGGTGACACTGCCGGACACACCGCCGTACGCCACCGACGGCCATTTGATTGCCAAGCTGCACGACGAGGCCGGGGCGAAATTCACCTACGAGCAGTTCAACGGCAAGATCGGCAGCAGTGATATCCATGGCGACCTGACCTACGTCGCCAGCCAGCCACGGCCAAAACTCAGCGGCGCGTTGCTCTCCAATCAACTGCTGTTCGCCGATCTCGCACCACTGATCGGCGCCGACTCCAATGACAAACAAAAGGCTCGCGGCGGCGATAGCAAACAGCCGGCCGATAAAGTGCTGCCGGTGGAAGAGTTCAAGACCGATCGCTGGCGCGCGATGGACGCCGACGTCGAGTTCACCGGCAAGCGCATCGTCCACAGCGAGAAACTGCCGTTCAACGACCTCTATACCCACCTGAAACTCAACGATGGCGAACTGAGCCTGGAGCCGCTGCGCTTCGGTGTGGCGGGCGGCAATCTTGATGCACAGATTCGCCTCAACGGTCGCACCGAGCCGCTGGAAGGTCGCGCCAAACTGACCGCGCGCCGCTTCAAACTCAAAGAGTTGTTCCCGACCTTTGAACCGATGAAGACCAGTTTCGGTGAGCTCAATGGCGACGCCGATATCACTGGGCGCGGCAACTCGGTGGCCAAGCTGCTGGGTGGGGCCAATGGCAAATTGAAGATGCTGATCAACGATGGCGCGATCAGCCGTGAGCTGATGGAACTGGCCGGGCTCAACGTCGGCAACTATGTGGTCGGCAAGATCTTTGGCGACAAGGAAGTGAAGATCAACTGCGCAGCGGCGGACTTCGACATCAAGAGCGGTCTGGCCACCACGCAGTTGTTTGTCTTCGATACCGAGAACGCGATCATTTACATCGACGGCACGGCGAACATGGCCACCGAGCAACTGGATCTGACCGTGACGCCGGAATCCAAGGGCTGGCGGTTGATTTCCCTGCGCTCGCCGCTGTACGTGCGTGGCAAGTTCATCAAGCCGGATGCGGGTGTGAAGGCTGTGCCGCTGATGTTGCGCGGGGCGGGGATGGTGGCGCTGGGCGTGATCGCAGCGCCAGCGGCGGGGCTGTTGGCGCTGGTAGCGCCGAGTGGTGGCGAGCCGAATCAGTGTGCGCCGTTGCTGGAGCAGATGAAGGCGGGCAAGGCGCCGGTTACCGTCAAACCCACTAAATAG
- the ureE gene encoding urease accessory protein UreE — protein sequence MLVIHRRIDPQPVWAAELHLTFEARSKSRLRCFSAEGEDVGLFLERGQPPLFDGECLQAEDGRIVRVCARPEQLLHVTCANAFELTRAAYHLGNRHVALQVGDGWLRLLDDYVLKAMLEQLGAQVKAIEAPFQPEHGAYGGGHHHSRHGDEDFNYAPKLHQFGVRL from the coding sequence ATGCTGGTGATTCACCGCAGAATCGACCCTCAACCCGTCTGGGCCGCCGAGTTGCACCTGACCTTCGAAGCGCGGAGCAAAAGCCGTTTGCGCTGTTTCAGTGCCGAGGGCGAAGACGTCGGGTTGTTTTTGGAGCGCGGTCAGCCGCCACTGTTTGATGGCGAGTGCCTGCAAGCCGAAGACGGCCGCATCGTCCGCGTCTGCGCCCGCCCCGAGCAATTGCTGCACGTCACCTGCGCCAACGCCTTCGAACTGACCCGCGCGGCTTATCACCTGGGTAATCGCCACGTCGCCCTGCAAGTTGGCGATGGCTGGTTGCGTCTGCTCGACGATTACGTCCTCAAAGCGATGCTCGAACAGCTTGGCGCCCAGGTCAAAGCCATTGAAGCACCGTTCCAGCCGGAACACGGTGCCTACGGCGGCGGCCATCACCATTCCCGACACGGCGACGAAGACTTCAATTACGCGCCGAAACTCCATCAGTTCGGCGTACGCCTGTGA
- a CDS encoding LysR substrate-binding domain-containing protein, whose translation MELFMFASLPLTALRAFESASRLLSFKAAAEELSVTPTAISHQIRSLEDWLGVALFERLPRQVRLTEGGERLFRSLHGALLEVAQSVDTLRPQRNASTLTLSTTAAFAALWLVPRLGRFYAQHPNINVRLDTHCEVIDLHQDASVDLVLRYSLDDYPNLYGLCLFDESFGVYGSPEQVALAARRTPTLISVRWHNSKLYAHGWEAWCAKAGENWLNPQPAIREYDEEHYALQAAIAGQGLVLASNILVSESVASGLLVPFMGQVQVDGAGYSALCVPGRERHPPVRAFFAWLREEAVLSGLAPRLQPSAAPAGVA comes from the coding sequence ATGGAGCTTTTCATGTTCGCCTCGCTGCCACTCACCGCCCTGCGCGCTTTTGAATCGGCATCACGGCTGCTCAGTTTCAAGGCTGCCGCCGAAGAACTGTCGGTCACGCCCACGGCGATTTCGCACCAGATTCGTTCGCTGGAAGACTGGCTTGGCGTCGCGTTGTTCGAGCGTCTGCCGCGCCAGGTTCGTCTGACCGAGGGCGGCGAGCGCCTGTTTCGCAGCTTGCATGGCGCGCTGCTGGAAGTGGCGCAAAGCGTCGACACCCTGCGCCCGCAGCGCAACGCCAGCACGCTGACGCTATCGACCACCGCCGCCTTCGCAGCACTGTGGCTGGTGCCGCGCCTCGGGCGCTTTTATGCCCAGCATCCGAACATCAACGTGCGCCTCGATACTCACTGTGAAGTCATCGATCTGCATCAGGACGCCAGCGTCGATCTGGTGTTGCGCTACAGCCTCGACGACTACCCGAACCTTTATGGCCTGTGCCTGTTCGATGAATCATTCGGTGTTTACGGCTCGCCCGAGCAAGTGGCGCTGGCCGCGCGGCGCACACCGACGTTGATCAGCGTGCGCTGGCACAACTCCAAGCTTTACGCCCATGGCTGGGAAGCGTGGTGCGCGAAGGCCGGCGAAAACTGGTTGAACCCGCAGCCGGCCATCCGCGAATACGATGAAGAGCATTACGCCCTGCAAGCGGCGATCGCCGGGCAAGGGCTGGTGCTGGCGAGCAATATTCTGGTGTCGGAGAGTGTTGCCAGTGGCTTGCTGGTGCCGTTCATGGGTCAGGTTCAAGTCGATGGCGCCGGGTACAGCGCGTTGTGTGTGCCGGGGCGCGAACGGCATCCACCGGTGCGGGCGTTTTTTGCCTGGTTGCGGGAGGAGGCAGTTTTGTCCGGGCTGGCACCGAGATTGCAGCCTTCGGCAGCGCCTGCAGGGGTTGCGTAA
- a CDS encoding SDR family oxidoreductase has translation MSNTLFITGATSGFGEACARRFAEAGWKLVLTGRREERLNALCAELSKQTEVHGLVLDVRDRKAMEEAIANLPPSFAKLRGLINNAGLALGVDPAPKCDLDDWDTMVDTNVKGLMYATRLLLPRLIAHGRGAGIVNLGSIAGNYPYPGSHVYGATKAFVKQFSLNLRCDLQGTGVRVSNIEPGLCESEFSLVRFAGDQERYNATYAGAEPIQPQDIAETIFWVMNAPAHININSLELMPVSQTWAGFAIERNKA, from the coding sequence ATGTCCAACACCCTGTTTATCACCGGCGCGACGTCCGGATTTGGTGAAGCCTGTGCCCGCCGTTTTGCCGAGGCTGGCTGGAAACTGGTGCTGACCGGTCGTCGTGAAGAACGCCTCAATGCGCTGTGCGCCGAGCTGTCGAAGCAGACCGAAGTGCATGGTCTGGTGCTCGATGTGCGTGATCGCAAGGCGATGGAGGAGGCGATTGCCAACTTGCCGCCATCGTTCGCCAAGCTGCGTGGCCTGATCAACAACGCAGGTTTAGCGCTGGGCGTGGACCCGGCGCCGAAGTGCGATCTGGACGATTGGGACACCATGGTCGACACCAACGTCAAAGGCCTGATGTACGCAACCCGCCTGCTGCTGCCGCGCCTGATCGCCCACGGCCGTGGCGCCGGCATCGTCAACCTTGGCTCCATCGCCGGCAACTATCCGTATCCGGGCAGCCATGTGTATGGCGCGACCAAGGCGTTCGTTAAACAGTTCTCGCTGAACCTGCGTTGCGACTTGCAGGGCACCGGCGTGCGGGTCAGCAACATTGAGCCTGGGCTGTGTGAAAGCGAGTTCTCGCTGGTGCGTTTTGCTGGCGATCAGGAGCGTTACAACGCGACCTACGCGGGTGCCGAGCCGATCCAGCCGCAGGACATCGCCGAGACGATTTTCTGGGTGATGAATGCGCCGGCGCACATCAACATCAACAGCCTCGAGTTGATGCCGGTGAGCCAGACCTGGGCCGGTTTTGCCATCGAGCGGAACAAGGCTTAA
- the ureG gene encoding urease accessory protein UreG, with translation MNTQPLRVGIGGPVGSGKTALTLALCLALRERYNLAVVTNDIYTREDADFLVRNEALAPERIIGVETGGCPHTAIREDASINLEAVDQLNRRFPGLDLILVESGGDNLSATFSPELSDLTIYVIDVSAGDKLPRKGGPGICKSDLLVINKIDLAPLVGASLEMMDSDTKRMRNGKPFVFSNQKTGQGLEQIIAFIERQGLLTAA, from the coding sequence ATGAACACACAACCTCTGCGCGTCGGCATCGGCGGCCCGGTCGGTTCTGGCAAAACCGCGTTGACCCTGGCCTTGTGCCTGGCCTTGCGCGAGCGCTACAACCTCGCCGTGGTCACCAACGACATCTACACCCGCGAAGACGCCGATTTTCTCGTGCGCAATGAAGCCCTCGCGCCCGAGCGGATCATCGGCGTGGAAACCGGTGGCTGCCCGCACACGGCGATCCGTGAAGACGCCTCGATCAACCTGGAAGCGGTCGATCAACTGAACCGGCGTTTTCCGGGGCTGGATCTGATTCTGGTGGAATCCGGCGGCGACAACCTCTCAGCGACCTTCAGCCCGGAGCTGTCCGACCTGACCATCTACGTGATCGACGTCTCGGCCGGCGACAAGCTGCCGCGCAAGGGCGGGCCGGGCATTTGCAAATCCGACCTGCTGGTGATCAACAAGATCGACCTGGCGCCGCTGGTGGGCGCCTCGCTGGAGATGATGGACAGCGACACCAAACGCATGCGCAACGGCAAGCCGTTCGTCTTCAGCAACCAGAAAACCGGTCAGGGCCTTGAGCAAATCATCGCCTTCATCGAACGCCAGGGCCTGCTGACCGCAGCCTGA
- a CDS encoding TetR family transcriptional regulator produces the protein MLPRAEQKQQTRNALMDAARHLMESGRGFGSLSLREVTKTAGIVPTGFYRHFADMDELGLVLVSEVGQTFRETIRLVRHNEFVMGGIIDASVRIFLDVVSANRSQFLFLAREQYGGSLPVRQAIGRLRENISSDLAADLTMMPKLQHLDAEGLSVMADLIVKSVFATLPDIIDPPAEALPEHLTPQAKITQQLRFIFIGLKHWQGLGSTE, from the coding sequence ATGCTGCCCCGCGCCGAACAGAAACAACAGACCCGCAACGCCCTGATGGACGCTGCCCGCCACTTGATGGAAAGCGGCCGAGGATTCGGCAGCCTGAGCCTGCGCGAAGTAACCAAAACCGCCGGAATCGTGCCCACCGGTTTCTACCGGCATTTCGCCGATATGGATGAGCTGGGCCTGGTGCTGGTCAGCGAAGTCGGCCAGACCTTCCGCGAAACCATTCGCCTGGTACGGCACAACGAATTCGTCATGGGCGGCATTATCGATGCTTCGGTGCGGATCTTCCTCGACGTGGTCAGCGCCAATCGCTCGCAATTCCTGTTTCTCGCTCGTGAGCAGTACGGCGGCTCGCTGCCCGTGCGCCAAGCGATCGGGCGCTTGCGCGAGAACATCAGTTCCGACCTGGCTGCCGATCTGACGATGATGCCCAAGCTTCAGCATCTGGACGCCGAGGGCCTGAGCGTGATGGCAGATCTGATCGTCAAATCGGTGTTTGCCACCCTCCCCGACATCATCGACCCGCCCGCCGAAGCCCTGCCGGAGCATCTGACGCCGCAGGCGAAGATCACCCAGCAACTGCGCTTTATCTTTATCGGGCTCAAGCATTGGCAAGGCCTGGGCAGTACCGAGTAA
- a CDS encoding DMT family transporter: MAWLFLLIAAGFEVIFAMGMKYAEGFTRLWPSLITVVAAVGGIYFLTLAMRELPVSIAYPIWTAIGSLGTVFLGFALLGESLTLVKLVSVGLIVAGVAGLK; encoded by the coding sequence GTGGCCTGGCTGTTCTTGCTGATCGCCGCCGGGTTTGAAGTGATCTTCGCCATGGGCATGAAGTACGCCGAAGGGTTTACTCGGCTCTGGCCCTCGCTGATCACCGTGGTCGCGGCGGTCGGCGGGATTTATTTCCTGACCCTGGCAATGCGCGAGTTGCCGGTGAGCATTGCCTACCCGATCTGGACGGCAATTGGCTCACTGGGCACGGTGTTCCTCGGTTTTGCCCTGCTCGGCGAGAGCCTGACGCTGGTCAAACTGGTTTCGGTCGGGCTGATTGTGGCGGGGGTGGCAGGCCTGAAGTAG
- a CDS encoding cation diffusion facilitator family transporter → MSNRGEQALLKQSTILMLAVAIAGIVTGFVSGSQSILFDGFFSLIATFIKVLMLITAKLIAKESNHRFQFGFWHLEPMVLLIEGSFLMLIAIYAFLNGVFGIINGGREIELGLVIIYAAVFTVVEFAYFFYVRQRNRKLKSSLIQFDNISWLVDAMLSVGLLISFLAALLLKSQGYGQWAVYVDPLILIVLALTMLPPAFKILGPALRDVLGIAPDTLDDQVRQVMEAAKTEHGFDDYVSYVQKHGRARFIEIHVVLPADYALSNVGQLDALREEISAKLGKPDAARWLTISFTGDKKWIA, encoded by the coding sequence GTGAGTAACCGAGGTGAGCAGGCACTGCTCAAACAATCGACCATTCTGATGTTGGCTGTGGCGATTGCCGGGATCGTCACCGGTTTTGTTTCAGGTTCGCAATCCATCCTGTTCGATGGTTTTTTCTCGCTGATCGCAACGTTCATCAAAGTTCTGATGCTGATCACTGCCAAGCTGATCGCCAAGGAAAGCAATCACCGTTTCCAGTTCGGTTTCTGGCATCTGGAGCCGATGGTGCTGCTGATCGAAGGCAGCTTCCTGATGTTGATCGCGATCTACGCGTTCCTCAACGGCGTGTTCGGCATCATCAACGGTGGCCGCGAGATCGAGTTGGGCCTGGTGATCATTTATGCGGCGGTGTTTACCGTTGTCGAGTTCGCCTACTTCTTCTACGTCCGGCAGCGTAACCGCAAGCTCAAATCCAGCCTGATCCAGTTCGACAACATCAGTTGGCTGGTGGACGCGATGCTGTCCGTGGGCTTGTTGATCAGTTTCCTCGCGGCGCTGCTGCTCAAGTCCCAGGGTTATGGTCAGTGGGCGGTGTATGTCGACCCGTTGATCCTGATCGTACTGGCGCTGACCATGTTGCCGCCGGCGTTCAAGATCCTTGGGCCGGCGCTGCGCGATGTCTTGGGGATCGCCCCGGACACGCTGGATGATCAGGTGCGCCAGGTGATGGAGGCGGCGAAAACCGAGCATGGTTTCGACGATTACGTGTCGTACGTGCAGAAGCACGGGCGGGCACGGTTTATCGAAATTCATGTGGTGTTGCCGGCGGATTATGCGTTGAGCAATGTCGGACAGCTGGATGCGTTACGCGAAGAGATTTCGGCGAAGCTGGGCAAGCCGGATGCGGCGCGCTGGTTGACCATCAGCTTTACCGGGGACAAGAAATGGATCGCTTAG
- a CDS encoding FMN-dependent NADH-azoreductase — MSKILAIHASPRGDRSHSRHLAEHFLSAWQVRHPQAQVTRREVGRALIPAVNEAFVAAAFYPQPEARPLSMQADLALSDQLVGELFDHDLLLISTPMYNFSVPSGLKAWVDQIVRLGLTFDHTLDNGVAQYTPLLQGKKALIVTSRGGFGFGPGGELEALNHADPWLRTALGFIGINDVTVVAAEGEESAERTFAVSVAEAEQRLLDLARVF; from the coding sequence ATGAGCAAAATTCTTGCGATCCATGCCAGCCCCCGGGGTGACCGTTCTCACTCGCGGCACCTGGCGGAACATTTTCTCAGTGCCTGGCAGGTGCGTCATCCGCAGGCGCAGGTGACTCGCCGCGAGGTCGGGCGGGCACTGATTCCGGCGGTCAACGAAGCCTTTGTCGCCGCCGCGTTTTATCCACAGCCTGAAGCGCGTCCATTGTCGATGCAGGCGGATCTGGCCCTGAGCGATCAACTGGTCGGCGAGTTGTTCGATCACGACCTGCTGCTGATTTCCACGCCGATGTACAACTTCAGCGTGCCCAGCGGCCTCAAGGCCTGGGTCGATCAGATCGTGCGCCTGGGCCTGACCTTCGATCACACGCTGGACAACGGCGTTGCCCAATACACGCCGCTGTTGCAGGGCAAGAAGGCGCTGATCGTCACCAGTCGCGGCGGCTTTGGTTTCGGCCCGGGTGGCGAGCTGGAAGCCTTGAACCACGCCGACCCATGGCTGCGCACGGCGCTGGGTTTCATCGGCATCAACGACGTCACCGTGGTCGCGGCCGAGGGCGAAGAATCTGCCGAACGCACCTTCGCGGTGTCGGTGGCCGAGGCCGAGCAGCGCTTGCTCGACCTCGCCCGGGTGTTCTAG
- a CDS encoding HupE/UreJ family protein: MTLKRILGAVALLLTPALAFAHPGHGDSGLIAGISHPIGGLDHLLAMVAVGLWAAQQQGAARWALPCTFVGTMLIGGMLGFEGLQLPALESGIAASVLALGLAVALAVRPPLVMAVVATAVFALFHGVAHGLELPDMSNPWAYAAGFVAATAALHAAGYAVVRFLPRAAAPLVRLAGAASAVTGAWLLAG, encoded by the coding sequence ATGACACTCAAACGTATTCTTGGCGCTGTGGCGCTGCTGCTGACCCCGGCGCTGGCCTTCGCGCATCCGGGGCATGGCGACAGTGGCTTGATCGCCGGCATCAGCCACCCGATCGGCGGCCTCGACCATTTGCTGGCGATGGTGGCAGTCGGTTTGTGGGCGGCGCAGCAGCAAGGCGCGGCGCGTTGGGCGCTGCCGTGCACGTTTGTCGGCACCATGCTGATTGGCGGCATGCTCGGTTTTGAAGGGCTGCAATTGCCGGCGCTGGAAAGCGGGATTGCTGCGTCGGTGCTGGCGTTGGGTCTGGCGGTAGCGCTGGCGGTGCGTCCGCCGTTGGTCATGGCGGTGGTGGCGACGGCGGTGTTTGCGTTGTTCCACGGTGTGGCGCATGGGCTGGAGTTGCCGGACATGAGCAATCCTTGGGCGTATGCGGCGGGTTTTGTCGCCGCGACGGCTGCATTGCATGCCGCTGGTTATGCGGTGGTGCGTTTTCTACCTCGGGCGGCTGCACCGTTGGTGCGGTTGGCCGGAGCGGCTTCGGCAGTGACTGGGGCCTGGTTGCTGGCCGGCTGA